In Desulfomonile tiedjei DSM 6799, a genomic segment contains:
- a CDS encoding energy transducer TonB produces MTMKPLIPFLCVSVAVHACAFGALAMIMPARTGIAGALDGDPDRVFVCVVSDQDLTPIATTACESDSPAAIESEKIKEQVKPEDRPELLTKQASVAPLERGETDIQEDPNSKSLIAEEEKPRKKEQDDSSASKPQEASNRHMCRAALGKELRDFQSLMLAAIRQATFFPRDALKEKRHGEVMVSFTINRDGKITRVEVVGQSGCAALDDAAKEIIRKASEKFPAFPASVNQDSLAYTLPILFKEKRSGTSSGATAAR; encoded by the coding sequence ATGACAATGAAGCCGTTGATTCCTTTTCTTTGCGTTTCGGTAGCTGTTCACGCATGCGCATTCGGGGCGCTTGCCATGATTATGCCTGCGAGGACAGGCATAGCTGGTGCTCTCGACGGCGATCCGGACCGGGTCTTTGTCTGTGTCGTCTCGGACCAAGATTTGACGCCTATCGCCACGACTGCCTGCGAATCTGACTCTCCGGCGGCAATTGAGTCTGAGAAGATCAAGGAACAAGTCAAACCCGAAGACCGGCCAGAGTTGCTCACCAAACAAGCTTCGGTCGCGCCCCTGGAACGGGGCGAGACAGACATCCAAGAGGACCCCAATTCCAAGTCCTTGATCGCAGAGGAGGAGAAGCCTCGAAAGAAAGAACAGGACGACTCGTCAGCAAGTAAGCCTCAAGAGGCGAGCAATCGCCACATGTGTCGAGCCGCTTTGGGAAAGGAATTACGAGATTTTCAGTCCTTGATGCTGGCAGCGATACGGCAGGCCACGTTCTTTCCCCGTGATGCGCTGAAAGAGAAACGCCATGGAGAGGTGATGGTGTCGTTCACCATTAATCGCGACGGAAAGATTACCCGAGTTGAAGTGGTCGGGCAGTCCGGTTGCGCAGCCTTGGACGATGCCGCGAAAGAGATCATTCGAAAGGCTTCGGAAAAATTTCCTGCCTTTCCTGCCTCGGTGAATCAGGACAGCTTGGCCTACACGCTCCCTATTCTCTTCAAAGAGAAGCGGTCCGGCACGTCATCCGGCGCCACGGCAGCGCGATGA
- a CDS encoding ExbD/TolR family protein: MWAKRKKTKGSLLDITPLVDLVFLLIIFFLLSTTFRISPGIRIDLPEASSQKIQKERKEITLSVEKSGAVYLDKDPVEPEALLSRLMVSAQEDNNTTLSKVIGVPALGGW, translated from the coding sequence ATGTGGGCCAAACGCAAGAAAACGAAGGGAAGTCTTCTCGACATTACGCCTTTGGTGGATTTGGTGTTTCTGCTGATTATCTTCTTTCTTCTTTCAACGACCTTTCGCATTTCCCCTGGCATCAGAATTGATCTCCCTGAGGCGTCTTCGCAGAAAATTCAAAAAGAGCGAAAGGAAATCACGCTCTCGGTGGAGAAGTCTGGAGCGGTCTATCTCGACAAGGACCCAGTGGAGCCGGAAGCCCTACTCTCACGGTTGATGGTATCAGCGCAGGAAGACAATAACACAACCTTATCAAAGGTGATCGGGGTACCGGCTTTGGGCGGATGGTAG
- a CDS encoding MotA/TolQ/ExbB proton channel family protein, with protein sequence MIRFMLSEIGEQESVELERYQSILGTVAYISPLLGLFGTVSGMIKAFDVISRHTVVDPPLLAAGISEALITTFAGLAVAIPAVVMDRYVQSRSERISLELEKKSVAITEALIKEFSDPPSLKLLSIREEEGHDMALAKP encoded by the coding sequence ATGATCCGTTTCATGCTCTCTGAGATAGGCGAACAGGAGTCTGTGGAACTTGAACGGTATCAGTCGATCCTCGGGACAGTCGCGTACATCTCCCCGCTACTAGGTCTCTTCGGAACAGTCTCAGGCATGATCAAGGCTTTCGACGTCATATCAAGGCATACCGTTGTAGATCCGCCACTCCTGGCGGCAGGGATTTCTGAGGCTCTCATCACCACGTTTGCGGGTCTGGCAGTAGCCATCCCTGCCGTAGTTATGGACCGATATGTGCAGAGTCGTTCTGAACGGATTTCCCTTGAACTGGAAAAGAAATCCGTGGCCATAACCGAAGCCTTGATCAAAGAATTCTCAGATCCTCCATCGCTGAAATTGCTCAGTATTCGAGAAGAGGAAGGGCATGATATGGCCCTCGCTAAACCCTGA
- a CDS encoding ABC transporter permease, with protein sequence MSSSFLNALIVAAGALRVNVLRSVLTMLGIVIGVGAVIVMVALGMGARELIGDRIRSMGTNLILVIPGASKQGGVHMGSGTVHTLTARDCEAISKNCVSVTAAAPNWGQVTQIVYGNRNWRARVSGTTVDFFVVREWNILTGRIFNAQEERAGSKVCVIGTTVANQLMGGTDAAGKIIRIQNVPFQVVGVLEAKGQSPGGEDQDDAVYVPLAAAHSRLFGTPFKDEVRVIIVQAESQEFLPRAQEEITELLAKRHRIAPGADNDFTVKSLTDVMRASEESLKVMTTLLGSIAAISLLVGGIGVMNIMLVSVTERTREIGIRMAVGAKTLDILGQFLVEACVLTMLGGITGIVFGIASSYVFAQVSNWPVLVSPISVAAAFGVSAAVGIFFGFFPAFKASRLNPIDALRYE encoded by the coding sequence ATGTCTTCCAGCTTCCTGAACGCCTTGATCGTGGCAGCGGGTGCACTCCGCGTGAATGTCCTTCGCTCAGTCCTTACCATGCTCGGCATCGTCATAGGCGTGGGAGCCGTAATCGTTATGGTGGCCCTCGGTATGGGGGCGCGGGAGCTGATCGGCGATCGAATCCGCTCGATGGGTACCAATCTCATTCTCGTGATTCCCGGCGCTAGCAAACAGGGAGGGGTCCACATGGGCTCCGGTACTGTCCATACTTTGACTGCAAGAGATTGCGAGGCAATTTCCAAGAATTGTGTGTCTGTGACGGCAGCAGCTCCCAACTGGGGGCAAGTGACACAAATAGTCTACGGAAACCGAAACTGGCGCGCTCGTGTCTCAGGCACTACTGTGGACTTTTTCGTAGTACGCGAATGGAACATTTTGACCGGCAGGATTTTCAACGCACAGGAAGAGCGAGCCGGCTCCAAAGTTTGCGTAATAGGAACTACGGTGGCGAATCAGTTGATGGGGGGAACTGATGCGGCAGGCAAGATTATAAGAATTCAGAATGTCCCGTTCCAGGTTGTCGGAGTGCTTGAGGCTAAAGGGCAATCTCCTGGCGGAGAGGATCAGGATGATGCTGTGTACGTTCCTTTGGCTGCGGCTCACTCTCGGTTGTTTGGTACGCCGTTCAAGGACGAGGTCAGGGTGATCATCGTCCAAGCCGAGTCCCAAGAGTTTCTGCCGCGAGCGCAAGAGGAAATCACTGAATTGCTGGCCAAGAGGCATCGGATAGCCCCCGGCGCGGACAATGACTTCACAGTCAAGAGCTTGACCGATGTGATGCGCGCTTCTGAGGAATCCCTCAAAGTCATGACAACCCTTCTCGGCTCTATCGCAGCCATATCCTTGCTTGTCGGGGGCATTGGCGTGATGAATATCATGCTGGTTTCCGTAACCGAACGGACCCGTGAGATCGGCATTAGGATGGCCGTTGGAGCAAAAACTCTGGACATTTTGGGCCAGTTTCTCGTGGAAGCTTGCGTACTGACCATGCTAGGCGGGATCACGGGAATAGTCTTCGGTATAGCATCCTCTTACGTCTTTGCCCAAGTCAGCAACTGGCCAGTGCTGGTGAGTCCCATATCAGTGGCTGCAGCGTTCGGCGTTTCCGCCGCAGTGGGAATCTTCTTCGGATTCTTCCCCGCGTTCAAGGCTTCAAGACTGAATCCGATTGACGCTTTGAGATACGAGTAG
- a CDS encoding acyl-CoA dehydrogenase family protein, which yields MFDFLLTEEQLKLREAARDLVKWVPRKMILDMDADKITFPKEFLQEAAGRGLFGCRYPKQWGGQEMDWVTSCMLMQEVGTLGYIFACTFGIGSELVCDAIILHGTDGQKEKYVKPLIKGELFAAECLTEPRGGSDFFGTTTTAVDKGDYFLLNGQKRFIVGAEGADYFLVYARTDPDAEPHKALTCFIVDRSEGVDTKYLYGLMGCRGGGAGRVVFKDVRVPKENIIGKLHGAYSVFNTMMIPERLGTAAMTIGAASPALDVATSYSSRRKAFGQVINQFQGVSFQVAEAAMLLDAARSMVYMTARAVDAGSEQNLIRRMVSETKKFVTESCQKVAHNAMQVMGGIGYTNVYPIERISRDLRLASIWTGTNEVMSVIAASEWYREYAKIRAARLPRDYEADSVASDEVEEKIYE from the coding sequence ATGTTTGACTTCTTACTTACCGAAGAACAATTGAAGTTGCGTGAAGCAGCTCGTGATCTCGTCAAATGGGTGCCTCGAAAGATGATCCTGGACATGGATGCCGACAAGATCACCTTTCCCAAAGAATTTCTCCAGGAAGCAGCCGGACGCGGACTTTTCGGTTGCCGCTATCCGAAGCAATGGGGCGGTCAGGAAATGGATTGGGTGACCTCCTGTATGCTCATGCAGGAAGTAGGCACTCTTGGTTATATTTTTGCCTGCACCTTTGGGATAGGATCGGAACTCGTCTGCGATGCTATTATCTTGCACGGCACGGACGGGCAGAAGGAAAAGTACGTCAAGCCACTTATCAAGGGCGAACTATTTGCGGCTGAATGCTTGACCGAGCCCAGGGGTGGTTCCGACTTCTTCGGCACTACCACCACGGCCGTGGATAAAGGGGATTATTTCCTGCTCAACGGCCAAAAACGCTTCATCGTAGGAGCTGAAGGAGCAGATTACTTCCTCGTGTACGCGCGAACAGACCCCGATGCGGAGCCGCACAAAGCGCTCACCTGTTTCATTGTCGATCGTTCTGAAGGAGTTGACACGAAATATCTCTATGGGCTCATGGGATGCCGAGGCGGCGGTGCGGGACGGGTGGTTTTCAAGGACGTAAGGGTCCCCAAAGAAAATATTATAGGCAAGCTTCATGGCGCTTATAGTGTTTTCAACACCATGATGATTCCGGAAAGATTGGGAACTGCGGCCATGACCATAGGGGCAGCCTCCCCTGCGCTGGACGTGGCAACGAGCTACAGTTCGCGGCGAAAGGCTTTCGGGCAGGTTATCAATCAGTTTCAAGGAGTAAGCTTTCAGGTTGCCGAAGCGGCTATGTTGCTGGATGCTGCCCGTTCAATGGTCTATATGACCGCTCGTGCGGTCGATGCTGGTTCCGAGCAAAATCTGATCCGGAGAATGGTATCGGAGACGAAGAAATTCGTTACTGAATCTTGCCAAAAAGTAGCACATAACGCTATGCAGGTGATGGGTGGAATCGGTTACACAAACGTGTACCCCATCGAACGCATATCCCGGGACCTTCGCCTTGCTTCTATCTGGACCGGAACGAATGAAGTTATGTCTGTGATCGCCGCGAGCGAATGGTATAGAGAGTACGCGAAAATCAGGGCTGCTCGTCTGCCTCGTGACTATGAGGCCGATTCTGTAGCATCGGACGAAGTTGAAGAGAAGATATACGAATAG
- a CDS encoding class I adenylate-forming enzyme family protein, with product MNLVQMLDMNARKFGPKECIRYAGNTLTYLELKQKAEQAAGLFQSWGIVPGDKVALMSQNTPAFVVAFYGILKAGATVVPINHKLMAPEVDYILEHSESKALLFDGTLAPVASKVQTNVRKVATDSPVEGFDSFESELASSPLFRPVNVSDDSIAEILYTSGTTGKPKGCLHTHRNVIMAGIAGALAVKINENDRTLMAMPIWHSSPLNNWFMGTQYLGGTTVLIREYHPLHFLQAIQQEKCTVYFGAPISYIMPIQMIPQFQDFDLSSMRCWIYGGGPMAADTALMVMEKYRSDNFYQVYGMTEAGPTGTVLQPEEQIKKAGSIGSKALPGADLRLIKLDGTEAGPNEVGEIWLKADSMMNGYFKNESATQEAFSRGWYKTGDMARIDEDGYLFIVDRIKDMIVTGGENVYSKEVEDVIISCPGVMEVAVIGVPNPQWGETVAAFVVPAKDQQITADTLKTFLADKLAKYKIPRVFEIVESLPHTPSGKIQKYQLREKIN from the coding sequence ATGAACCTTGTTCAGATGCTTGACATGAACGCACGGAAATTCGGCCCCAAGGAATGTATCAGATACGCGGGTAACACGCTGACATATCTGGAGTTAAAACAAAAAGCAGAGCAAGCCGCTGGACTTTTCCAGAGTTGGGGGATTGTTCCGGGAGACAAAGTTGCGTTAATGAGCCAAAACACGCCCGCTTTTGTGGTCGCATTCTATGGAATTCTCAAAGCAGGTGCGACAGTGGTGCCCATAAACCACAAGCTCATGGCGCCTGAAGTTGACTATATCCTTGAACACAGTGAATCAAAGGCTTTGTTGTTTGACGGAACTCTGGCACCTGTCGCGAGCAAGGTTCAAACGAATGTCCGAAAAGTGGCAACAGATTCCCCAGTCGAAGGGTTCGACAGTTTTGAATCTGAATTGGCTTCATCGCCTCTCTTCAGACCGGTGAACGTCTCAGACGATTCAATAGCTGAAATCCTGTATACGAGCGGTACTACGGGCAAACCCAAAGGATGTCTCCACACGCATCGTAATGTCATCATGGCGGGAATTGCAGGCGCACTTGCGGTGAAGATCAACGAGAACGATCGCACGCTCATGGCAATGCCCATATGGCATTCATCCCCGTTGAATAACTGGTTCATGGGAACTCAGTATTTGGGGGGAACCACGGTATTGATCCGAGAATACCATCCGCTCCATTTTCTCCAGGCAATTCAGCAGGAAAAATGTACCGTGTATTTTGGAGCACCCATTTCGTACATCATGCCTATTCAGATGATCCCTCAATTCCAGGATTTCGATCTCAGTTCCATGCGCTGCTGGATCTACGGTGGCGGCCCCATGGCGGCAGACACTGCCCTGATGGTTATGGAAAAATACCGATCAGACAATTTCTACCAGGTCTATGGCATGACCGAAGCCGGTCCGACAGGCACCGTGCTGCAACCTGAAGAGCAGATAAAAAAAGCCGGATCAATCGGGAGCAAAGCCCTTCCCGGGGCAGACCTCAGGCTCATAAAGTTGGACGGCACTGAAGCCGGTCCCAACGAAGTCGGTGAAATATGGCTCAAAGCCGATAGCATGATGAACGGCTACTTCAAGAACGAATCCGCCACACAAGAAGCGTTCAGCCGTGGATGGTACAAAACCGGGGACATGGCCCGCATCGATGAAGACGGATACCTCTTTATCGTCGACAGGATCAAGGACATGATCGTCACGGGCGGCGAAAACGTGTATTCCAAAGAAGTTGAAGATGTCATCATAAGTTGCCCGGGAGTCATGGAAGTTGCTGTTATCGGTGTACCCAACCCCCAATGGGGCGAAACGGTTGCAGCCTTTGTAGTTCCTGCAAAGGATCAACAGATCACTGCAGACACGCTCAAGACGTTTCTTGCAGACAAATTAGCAAAGTACAAAATTCCTCGGGTATTCGAGATCGTCGAATCTCTGCCGCATACCCCGAGTGGGAAGATCCAGAAATATCAGTTGCGAGAGAAAATCAACTAA
- a CDS encoding MerR family transcriptional regulator has product MKSDPKNKRYSISDLALEFDISPRSIRFYEEKGLLSPKRTSGNQRVYGRRDRARLKLILRGKRFGYSLEEIAEMIGMTDAEKGEVEQIRASLVYGEKKLKEIRDSIEGLRLLERDILSVKEKLLKRLNELEEEDR; this is encoded by the coding sequence ATGAAATCCGATCCCAAGAACAAACGGTACTCAATATCCGACCTGGCTCTGGAATTCGATATCAGCCCCAGGTCCATTCGCTTTTATGAGGAAAAAGGTCTGCTTTCGCCCAAACGTACGTCAGGCAATCAGCGCGTCTATGGCAGAAGGGACAGGGCCAGACTGAAATTGATTCTCCGCGGCAAACGTTTCGGCTATTCCCTAGAAGAAATAGCCGAGATGATTGGCATGACCGATGCGGAAAAAGGAGAAGTCGAACAAATCAGGGCTTCGCTGGTGTATGGCGAGAAAAAACTGAAAGAAATCAGGGACAGTATTGAAGGACTCAGATTATTGGAACGAGACATCCTGAGTGTCAAAGAAAAGCTCTTGAAACGCTTGAACGAACTTGAAGAGGAGGATCGGTAA
- a CDS encoding tetratricopeptide repeat protein, with translation MFKRILIVLGIAAITSLAILATVDLWLERIGDVPASDANNTPQTSPEAQEAFRIDREGRKLAFGRQKNLRLAEEKFQESLGIFRRINHEGGQAEVLNDLGILYADQHQYAKAIECYEKSLELKRKMGWSWGEANSLAGLGNLFSAKKEYSKAAEYYEQSLKAYEKGGDSVRSRGTLLSLARTYLDSRQDAKAKECYEKSLELAKKAKSLKDEVDSLSGLASILLRKDEYSQAVPYLEECFKLSKATGQPDLAQWAAHSLGSVYCRSGKSSQAIQYYEEALAIRKRFLHRGQHGKRRYRSYPLGFFSV, from the coding sequence ATGTTCAAGCGAATACTCATCGTCTTGGGAATAGCAGCCATAACATCATTGGCAATTCTGGCAACAGTAGATCTCTGGCTCGAGAGAATTGGAGACGTTCCAGCGAGCGACGCGAACAATACTCCCCAAACAAGCCCGGAAGCGCAGGAAGCTTTTCGGATTGACCGCGAAGGGCGTAAACTGGCATTTGGCCGGCAGAAAAACTTGAGACTGGCTGAAGAGAAGTTTCAGGAGTCATTAGGTATCTTCAGAAGAATCAACCATGAAGGCGGTCAAGCTGAAGTCCTCAACGACCTGGGGATTCTCTATGCAGATCAGCATCAGTACGCCAAAGCCATAGAATGTTACGAGAAGTCACTCGAGCTAAAGAGAAAGATGGGATGGTCCTGGGGGGAAGCGAATTCTCTCGCCGGCCTGGGCAACCTTTTCAGCGCCAAAAAAGAGTACTCCAAGGCTGCGGAATATTATGAGCAATCGCTCAAAGCATATGAAAAGGGAGGTGATTCGGTCCGCTCAAGAGGAACCCTCCTTTCACTGGCACGTACCTACCTCGATTCGCGTCAAGATGCTAAAGCAAAAGAATGCTATGAGAAATCGTTGGAATTAGCAAAAAAAGCTAAGAGTCTTAAGGACGAAGTTGATTCTTTGTCCGGACTGGCAAGTATTCTCCTCCGTAAGGATGAATATTCCCAAGCGGTCCCGTATCTTGAAGAGTGCTTCAAGCTTTCGAAAGCAACCGGCCAGCCTGACCTTGCCCAGTGGGCAGCGCACAGCCTCGGCTCGGTCTATTGTCGTTCGGGGAAGAGCTCCCAGGCAATTCAATACTATGAAGAGGCTCTGGCAATTCGGAAGCGCTTCCTTCATCGTGGACAGCACGGAAAGAGGAGGTATAGATCGTACCCATTGGGGTTTTTCTCAGTCTGA
- a CDS encoding ankyrin repeat domain-containing protein — MKRLWQFGSASFIVDSTERGGIDRTHWGFSQSETKKHLVQQRTISNNLVRYEIRDFEPQPESTLSFMFTQRQPGRSGDINDLTHAAMNGRVEQVKKLLDKGVDVNSRSNSGETPLMAAAWGGHVAVAKLLLEKGADVNAETGNGRNALVKAMENAWMRGREQIAMAKLLIEHGAKPTNLAVAAFVGDLEAIQHFTANGLNTDEKGTLNKPAPLTAAAMGGQMEAITLLLDKGVHKDAKNEQGQTSLMAAAAAGHADVVKLLLDRGAHINEIDVHRRNALNHAVFLRGHVEVVRVLLDRGADINSRDNPANRTILMHAAQSGNLALVNLLLEKGAEVNARDGNGKTALSLARGKDIEEIEKVLIEHGAKK, encoded by the coding sequence ATGAAGAGGCTCTGGCAATTCGGAAGCGCTTCCTTCATCGTGGACAGCACGGAAAGAGGAGGTATAGATCGTACCCATTGGGGTTTTTCTCAGTCTGAAACAAAAAAGCACCTGGTACAGCAAAGAACTATTTCAAACAATTTAGTGAGGTACGAAATCAGAGACTTTGAGCCGCAACCGGAAAGCACATTGTCGTTCATGTTCACGCAACGTCAACCCGGAAGATCGGGGGATATAAACGACCTCACTCACGCAGCTATGAACGGTCGTGTGGAACAGGTAAAGAAGCTTTTGGACAAAGGCGTCGATGTTAATTCAAGAAGCAACTCCGGCGAGACACCCTTGATGGCCGCTGCATGGGGAGGTCATGTAGCAGTTGCAAAATTGCTTCTGGAAAAGGGCGCTGACGTGAATGCAGAAACCGGAAATGGCCGGAATGCTTTGGTCAAAGCGATGGAAAATGCCTGGATGCGCGGTAGAGAGCAGATCGCAATGGCGAAGCTTCTGATCGAACACGGCGCCAAACCCACTAACCTGGCGGTGGCCGCATTCGTAGGCGATCTGGAGGCAATTCAGCATTTCACTGCCAACGGCTTGAATACGGATGAAAAAGGCACACTCAATAAACCCGCACCTTTGACGGCAGCGGCAATGGGTGGCCAAATGGAAGCCATCACCCTCCTTCTTGATAAAGGAGTACATAAAGATGCCAAGAACGAGCAGGGGCAGACGTCTTTGATGGCCGCAGCGGCAGCAGGTCACGCCGACGTGGTAAAGCTGCTTCTCGACAGAGGCGCTCATATCAATGAAATAGACGTCCATCGCAGGAATGCACTAAATCATGCCGTATTCCTTCGAGGTCACGTAGAAGTCGTAAGAGTACTCCTGGACAGAGGTGCCGACATTAACTCTAGAGATAATCCTGCCAACCGCACAATTCTCATGCATGCGGCCCAAAGCGGAAATCTGGCATTGGTGAATTTGCTATTGGAAAAAGGTGCTGAAGTGAACGCAAGGGACGGAAATGGCAAGACGGCTCTGAGTCTGGCTCGCGGGAAAGATATCGAAGAAATCGAAAAGGTGCTTATAGAGCATGGCGCGAAGAAATGA
- a CDS encoding CBS domain-containing protein, which produces MTESAKKTVLSDVTVRDAMRIQITALPSDSSIIAGIRILIKYKNNAFLVTNEYGEPVGVVSKTDIMGAYYAGLSPESPVSHIMVSPPLFCNPGDSLESALDIMRTQRVYRLYVLDEIRQRVIGVLAYPDIVGLLYEYCRSCDRSITNHKKGSGDSPEETRILVKEVMISSVVWFYESNSLIQIMEGLSEHRCGAVLIKNAQGTPISVVSRTDLILAYRRGTPPEVPASDILASSRVHSCQDSSFLEDAIRKMIVTDLQRLFVWSGSPENIVGVVSLSDAARIRSGSCHACISSRIRVE; this is translated from the coding sequence ATGACTGAATCGGCTAAGAAGACTGTTCTCTCGGATGTGACCGTCCGAGATGCCATGCGCATTCAGATTACTGCCTTACCCTCCGATTCCTCCATCATTGCCGGAATCAGAATACTGATAAAGTACAAAAACAATGCGTTTCTGGTCACCAATGAATACGGTGAGCCTGTCGGTGTTGTCTCGAAAACGGATATTATGGGTGCTTACTATGCAGGACTTTCGCCCGAATCTCCCGTAAGCCACATCATGGTTTCGCCTCCGCTTTTCTGCAATCCCGGTGATTCACTTGAATCGGCCCTTGATATTATGCGCACCCAGCGAGTTTATCGGTTGTACGTTCTTGATGAAATTCGCCAGAGGGTTATCGGCGTCCTGGCATATCCGGACATTGTAGGGCTACTCTACGAATATTGTCGATCCTGCGATCGAAGTATCACGAACCACAAGAAGGGGTCAGGAGATTCCCCTGAAGAGACGCGAATCCTTGTCAAGGAGGTTATGATTTCGTCGGTTGTGTGGTTCTACGAGAGTAATAGCCTCATTCAGATAATGGAAGGACTTTCAGAACACAGGTGTGGGGCAGTGCTCATCAAGAACGCTCAAGGCACTCCGATAAGTGTGGTATCAAGGACCGATCTCATTCTGGCATATCGCCGAGGCACACCACCGGAAGTTCCGGCAAGTGATATACTGGCGTCATCTCGTGTCCATTCCTGCCAGGACTCGAGCTTTCTCGAAGACGCTATACGCAAGATGATCGTGACCGATCTTCAAAGGCTTTTCGTGTGGTCGGGATCACCTGAAAACATAGTCGGAGTAGTCTCCTTATCCGATGCGGCAAGAATTCGCTCCGGCTCCTGCCATGCCTGTATTAGCAGCCGCATTCGTGTAGAATAG
- a CDS encoding CBS domain-containing protein, whose protein sequence is MFRAKDVMKQHFRALTPHMTIAEAIRQFQRASSEEQRRVFGMIVKDDEGRLVGMLSMYDILLLIRPKHTQVWGIMTDIEVSGVFEVIADRAKSVRVEDLMTPDVITIAPDTHVMHILDIMIKKHIRRLPVVNDGVIEGMVYLSDLFYFLVEKVSR, encoded by the coding sequence ATGTTCAGAGCCAAAGATGTCATGAAGCAACACTTTCGCGCACTCACTCCCCACATGACAATTGCTGAAGCCATTCGGCAATTTCAGCGGGCAAGCTCAGAGGAACAAAGACGTGTATTCGGCATGATTGTGAAGGACGACGAAGGCCGTCTTGTCGGCATGCTGTCGATGTATGACATCTTATTGCTCATCCGACCGAAACATACCCAGGTCTGGGGAATCATGACCGATATTGAGGTCTCAGGTGTCTTCGAGGTCATAGCCGACCGCGCCAAGTCCGTTCGGGTGGAAGATCTCATGACGCCCGACGTTATAACAATCGCTCCGGATACGCATGTCATGCACATCTTGGACATCATGATCAAGAAGCATATTCGGAGGCTCCCGGTGGTGAACGATGGAGTTATTGAAGGCATGGTGTACCTTTCCGATCTCTTCTATTTTCTGGTGGAAAAGGTATCTCGTTAA
- the nifH gene encoding nitrogenase iron protein, which yields MRKVAIYGKGGIGKSTTTQNTVAGLAELEKKVMVVGCDPKADSTRLLLGGLAQKSVLDTLREEGEDVDLEDVRKEGFAETLCVESGGPEPGVGCAGRGIITSINLLESLGAYDESENLDYVFYDVLGDVVCGGFAMPIREGKAQEIYIVVSGEMMAMYAANNICKGITRYAQTGGVRLGGLICNSRNVDNEKDMIKAFAERLGTQMIYFLPRDNMVQRAEINRKTVIEYDPTCEMAQHYRNLAKAVNENEMFVIPTPMHTDNLEKILLEYGLLN from the coding sequence ATGAGAAAAGTCGCAATCTATGGAAAAGGCGGGATCGGCAAATCAACAACCACACAAAACACTGTGGCAGGTTTGGCCGAACTGGAGAAGAAGGTCATGGTGGTCGGATGCGATCCCAAAGCAGATTCAACAAGACTGCTTCTCGGCGGTCTGGCCCAGAAAAGCGTTTTGGACACTCTCCGGGAAGAGGGGGAGGACGTGGATCTGGAGGATGTTCGGAAAGAAGGATTCGCGGAAACTCTCTGTGTCGAATCGGGAGGTCCCGAACCCGGAGTCGGATGTGCAGGCCGAGGAATCATCACTTCCATCAACCTCCTTGAATCTCTTGGAGCATACGACGAGAGTGAAAATCTGGACTATGTATTTTATGACGTGCTCGGCGACGTGGTCTGCGGCGGATTCGCCATGCCAATACGAGAGGGAAAGGCTCAAGAGATTTACATTGTCGTCTCCGGCGAAATGATGGCCATGTATGCAGCAAACAACATCTGTAAGGGAATCACGAGATACGCACAAACAGGCGGTGTCCGCTTGGGCGGTCTGATCTGTAACAGCAGAAATGTCGACAACGAAAAGGACATGATCAAAGCTTTTGCAGAAAGACTTGGAACCCAGATGATTTATTTTCTGCCCCGGGACAACATGGTCCAGCGTGCTGAAATCAACCGCAAGACCGTGATCGAGTACGATCCCACCTGCGAAATGGCGCAACATTATCGCAATCTGGCAAAAGCGGTAAACGAGAACGAAATGTTCGTAATCCCGACCCCCATGCACACCGACAACCTCGAGAAGATCCTCCTTGAATACGGACTTCTCAATTGA
- a CDS encoding P-II family nitrogen regulator — translation MIMIRAIVRPEKSAQVMQSLLEAGYPAVTKIEVAGRGKQRGLKLGDVVYDELPKEMLMVVAHKHEKDFVVRAIMDSARTGTKGAYGDGKIFITDVEESYTISTGERES, via the coding sequence ATGATCATGATTCGAGCTATAGTGCGACCTGAAAAGAGTGCACAGGTAATGCAATCGTTGCTGGAAGCGGGTTATCCGGCAGTCACCAAGATCGAGGTTGCCGGACGAGGGAAACAGCGGGGCCTCAAACTAGGGGACGTAGTATACGATGAACTCCCCAAAGAAATGCTCATGGTGGTCGCTCACAAGCACGAGAAGGATTTTGTAGTCCGAGCCATTATGGACAGTGCACGAACCGGAACAAAAGGAGCTTACGGAGACGGCAAGATTTTCATAACGGACGTAGAAGAGTCGTACACGATCAGCACCGGCGAACGCGAATCCTGA